Proteins found in one Actinokineospora alba genomic segment:
- a CDS encoding LppX_LprAFG lipoprotein, with product MVTRRIFLGALALTAALAAGCTSDTDAPGGASLPDGAALMKDAAAATRDVRSAHFSLKVNGTVAAIPVQNAEGDLTREGGPSGAAKGTVKLTLMGQLIEGEFVLVDDSLYIKGPTGGFQKYPAALTSNLYDPSAILNPDKGIANVLAQVKDPKTEAKEDVDGVSTYRVKGRGAQDVVSAIVPGVTSDVDVTFWLREDTKLPVKAQVKLPTADGGEATVDLTLSDVGKPVTITAPA from the coding sequence ATGGTCACGCGCCGGATCTTCCTTGGGGCCCTCGCGCTCACCGCGGCCCTCGCCGCTGGGTGCACATCGGACACTGACGCACCGGGCGGCGCGAGCCTGCCGGACGGGGCGGCGCTGATGAAGGACGCGGCCGCGGCGACGCGCGACGTCCGCAGCGCCCACTTCAGCCTGAAGGTCAACGGGACGGTCGCGGCCATTCCCGTGCAGAACGCCGAGGGCGACCTGACCCGCGAAGGCGGACCGTCGGGCGCGGCGAAGGGCACGGTCAAGCTGACCCTGATGGGCCAGCTCATCGAGGGCGAGTTCGTCCTCGTCGACGACTCCCTCTACATCAAGGGCCCCACCGGCGGCTTCCAGAAGTACCCGGCGGCGCTGACGTCGAACCTGTACGACCCGTCGGCGATCCTGAACCCCGACAAGGGGATCGCGAACGTGCTGGCGCAGGTCAAGGACCCGAAGACCGAGGCCAAGGAAGACGTCGACGGTGTGTCGACCTACCGGGTCAAGGGACGCGGCGCCCAGGACGTGGTCTCGGCGATCGTGCCCGGGGTGACCTCCGATGTGGACGTCACCTTCTGGCTGCGCGAGGACACCAAGCTGCCGGTCAAGGCCCAGGTGAAGCTGCCGACGGCCGACGGCGGCGAGGCCACGGTCGACTTGACGCTGTCCGATGTGGGCAAGCCGGTCACCATCACCGCGCCGGCCTAG